The DNA segment GGAGCTCGTGCGCATCGACGAGACCGCGGAGGCGCTCGCCCCGAGCGGCGAGAGGCCGCTGGCTCGCGGCCTCCGGATCACGGCCACCGGTCGCGCCCGTGTGCTGCGCGGGCCGTCCGAAGAGCCCGCGTTCGACACCGGCGACATGAGCGCTCACGCCTTCGTGAGCGCCGGCGGCGCGGGGACGGCGGGCTCGGCCGCCTCGTCGCTCGCGCTACGCGACGAGGCCGCGGCGCTGGCCGCGCGCGCTCTCGGCCGAAGGCTCGCCGAGCGTGTCCTGGGGCTGCCGTCGCCGTCGGACGAGGGCAGGGGCGCCGATCTCTAGTCGCCTAGGCCGTGTACGCGTAACCATTGGATAGTAAGCCTCAATCCTTCTTCAGGAGGCCCGGCAACGGCCGCAGGGCGAAGCCGAACATCAGCAGCGTGACGAGCAGCCAGGGCACGTCGCCCAGGAACGCGTAGACGGTCTGGCCGCGCATGAAGTGGACGACCGTGTCGACGGTGGCGGGCTTGAACGTGGGCGTGTGCGCCATCGTCCGGCCGACCGGATCGACGATGGCGCTCACGCCGCTGTTGGTCGCGCGCACCAGGTACCGGCGGTGCTCGATCGCCCGGAATTTCGCGAGCGCGAGGTGCTGCCACGGCTCGAGCGTGTCGCCGAACCAGGCGTCGTTCGTGATGTTCACTAGCAGATCGGGGTCCTCCTGGTTCACGAGGTCGCTCGTGAACCGCGGGAGAATGTCCTCGTAGCAAATGAGGGTGCCGAGCTTGTAGTCCTTGCCGCCGCGCGAGAAGAGCAGCGGCCGAAACTCTTTGCCCTTCGAGAAGCGCCCGCTGTTCGGCGACCACTTGTGAAGGATCGGCAGCTCCTCGCCGAAGGGGAGGTACTCGCCGAACGCGAGGAGGTAGTGCTTGTCGTAGCGCGCCGTGATGTCGCCCTGCGCGTTCGACGAGAGCGCCGTGTTGAACCAGCGTTCGCGATCGGGATCGCTCCGGTAGACCACCGCGCCGAACACCATGGGAACGCCCGCGCCGGCCGAGACGCGGTTCTTCATGAACGCCTCGTGCACGTTCTCCGGCACGGCGAACGTGACCGACGACTCGCTCCACACGACGAGCTCGGCGCCCTTCTGACGGAGCTCCTGGGTGAGCCGCTTGTGGCGGCGGAGCCCCTCGGCGGGGTCCTCGCGCTTCTGCATGAGCCCGAGGTTGCCCTGGACGATGCCCACGTGGAGCGGCTCCGACGCCGCGGCCCGTGCGTCAACCGAGCCGATGCGCACCGCGCCGTAGAGCACCGTGGCCGCGAGCCCGCCCGCGCCGATGCCCACGATGCGTCGCGACATGGGCCGCGCCTCCAGTCGCGCGACCACGAGCTCGGCCAACGCGAGGTTCGCGCCGATGAGCGCGAGCCCGACCAGGATGGGCCCACCGAGATCGGCCACCTGAGCGAGCGCGGGCGTGTCGTGCGCGACGCCGCCGAAGTACCACGTGAAGAGCA comes from the Myxococcales bacterium genome and includes:
- the lnt gene encoding apolipoprotein N-acyltransferase gives rise to the protein MSASEPASPPAAPPPTAAPSSNDRRTLADRPLPTGLAAAGAFLSGLLYFLAFPGVNLWPLAIVAFVPFYVVLLGQTPRRAAWLGLLQGTTMNATGFYWLMSMLKTFSGFPAPICAFFVLVVAAFQGGRSALHAWLFARVTQRGVAPALAFAGTFVAAELTFPVLFTWYFGGVAHDTPALAQVADLGGPILVGLALIGANLALAELVVARLEARPMSRRIVGIGAGGLAATVLYGAVRIGSVDARAAASEPLHVGIVQGNLGLMQKREDPAEGLRRHKRLTQELRQKGAELVVWSESSVTFAVPENVHEAFMKNRVSAGAGVPMVFGAVVYRSDPDRERWFNTALSSNAQGDITARYDKHYLLAFGEYLPFGEELPILHKWSPNSGRFSKGKEFRPLLFSRGGKDYKLGTLICYEDILPRFTSDLVNQEDPDLLVNITNDAWFGDTLEPWQHLALAKFRAIEHRRYLVRATNSGVSAIVDPVGRTMAHTPTFKPATVDTVVHFMRGQTVYAFLGDVPWLLVTLLMFGFALRPLPGLLKKD